The sequence GCGATGCAGGCGATCGGCCGTCAGCCGGAAGCTACGGCCAAGATTCAGCTGGCCATGATCATCATCGCGGCGCTCGCCGAGGCGCTGACGATCTACGCGTTCGTCACCATGTTCCTCCTGTCAGGCAAGATTTGACGATCGCAGACGGCCGCTTGTCACCCGAGATTGCGCCGGAGTACGCGGGGCAACTCGTCGGAAGGGGTCAATGGGAAATCTGATCGACATCCGGCAGGTCGTCACCCAGATCCTCGGGTTTCTGATCCTGCTGTGGGGGATGCGGAAGTTCGCCTGGGGTCCG is a genomic window of Candidatus Sulfotelmatobacter sp. containing:
- a CDS encoding ATP synthase F0 subunit C; amino-acid sequence: MDLHAALSLGLPLGIGIAAIGSGIGLGLIGQGAMQAIGRQPEATAKIQLAMIIIAALAEALTIYAFVTMFLLSGKI